Proteins encoded together in one Neisseria lactamica window:
- the nagZ gene encoding beta-N-acetylhexosaminidase, with protein sequence MTVPHIPRGPLMADIAAFRLTGEEKQRLLDPAIGGIILFRRNFQNIEQLKELTAEIKSLRTPELIIAVDHEGGRVQRFIEGFTRLPAMNVLGQIWDKDGASAAETAAGQVGRVLATELSACNIDLSFTPVLDLDWGNCPVIGNRSFHRNPEAVARLALALQKGLAKGGMKSCGKHFPGHGFVEGDSHLVLPEDGRSLDELEAADLIPFRIMSREGMAAVMPAHVVYPQVDTKPAGFSEIWLKQILRRDIGFKGVIFSDDLTMEGACGAGGIKERARLSFEAGCDIVLVCNRPDLVDELREDFRIPDNPALAQRWQYMANTLGSAAAQAVMQTADFQEAQAFVAGLASPQDTAGGVKVGESF encoded by the coding sequence ATGACCGTCCCCCATATTCCGCGCGGCCCCTTAATGGCCGACATTGCCGCCTTCCGCCTGACCGGAGAAGAAAAACAACGCCTGCTCGACCCCGCAATCGGCGGCATCATCCTCTTCCGCCGCAACTTCCAAAACATCGAACAGCTCAAAGAACTTACCGCCGAAATCAAATCCCTCCGCACCCCCGAACTCATTATCGCCGTCGATCACGAAGGCGGCAGGGTGCAACGGTTTATCGAAGGCTTTACCCGCCTGCCCGCAATGAACGTTTTAGGGCAAATTTGGGACAAAGACGGCGCGTCTGCTGCCGAAACCGCCGCCGGACAAGTCGGCCGGGTTTTGGCAACCGAGCTTTCCGCCTGCAACATCGATTTGTCCTTCACCCCCGTCTTAGATTTGGACTGGGGAAACTGCCCCGTCATCGGCAACCGCAGTTTCCACCGCAACCCCGAAGCAGTCGCCCGCCTTGCCCTCGCCCTTCAAAAAGGTTTGGCAAAAGGCGGTATGAAATCCTGCGGCAAACATTTTCCCGGACACGGCTTTGTCGAAGGGGACAGCCATTTGGTGCTGCCCGAAGACGGGCGCAGCCTCGACGAACTCGAAGCCGCCGACCTCATCCCTTTCCGCATTATGAGCCGCGAAGGTATGGCGGCGGTTATGCCCGCCCACGTCGTTTATCCGCAAGTGGACACAAAGCCCGCCGGGTTTTCCGAAATCTGGCTCAAACAAATTTTGCGCCGCGACATCGGGTTTAAAGGCGTGATTTTCTCGGACGATTTGACTATGGAGGGCGCGTGCGGGGCCGGCGGCATCAAAGAACGCGCCCGGCTGTCGTTTGAAGCGGGTTGCGACATCGTATTGGTTTGCAACCGTCCCGACCTTGTGGACGAACTGCGCGAAGATTTCCGCATTCCCGACAATCCCGCTTTGGCGCAACGTTGGCAATATATGGCCAACACGCTCGGCAGTGCCGCCGCGCAAGCCGTGATGCAGAC
- a CDS encoding Na+/H+ antiporter NhaC family protein produces the protein MQLIDYSHSFLSVIPPFLALALAVVTRRVLLSLSIGILVGTAFLTGGNPANGLIHLKDMAEGLVRADGEWSLGKLKILIFLILLGIFTSLLTLSGSNQAFADWAKRHIKNRRGAKMLTACLVFVTFIDDYFHSLAVGAIARPVTDKFKVSRAKLAYILDSTAAPMCVLMPVSSWGASIIATLAGLLVTYKITGYTPMGTFVAMSLMNYYALFALIMVFVVAWFSFDIGSMARFEQAALNETHNETAVSDGIAGRVYALIIPVLTLIASTVAAMIYTGAQASETFSILGAFENTDVNTSLVFGGTCGVLAVVLCTLGTIKTADYPKAVWQGAKSMFGAIAILILAWLISTVVGEMHTGDYLSTLVADSIRPGFLPVILFLLASVMAFATGTSWGTFGIMLPIAAAMAVKVEPALIIPCMSAVMAGAVCGDHCSPISDTTILSSTGARCNHIDHVTSQLPYALTVAAAAASGYLALGLTKSALLGFGTTGIVLAVLIFLLKDKKRANA, from the coding sequence ATGCAGCTCATTGATTATTCACACTCATTTCTCTCGGTTATCCCGCCTTTTTTGGCACTGGCCCTCGCCGTCGTTACCCGGCGTGTATTGCTGTCGTTAAGCATAGGCATTTTGGTCGGCACCGCCTTCCTGACGGGCGGCAACCCCGCAAACGGCCTGATTCATTTGAAAGATATGGCGGAAGGGTTGGTACGGGCAGACGGGGAATGGTCACTCGGCAAGCTCAAAATACTGATTTTCCTGATACTTTTGGGCATCTTTACTTCGCTGCTGACCCTTTCCGGCAGCAATCAGGCGTTTGCCGACTGGGCAAAACGGCACATTAAAAACCGGCGCGGCGCGAAAATGCTGACCGCCTGCCTCGTGTTCGTAACCTTTATCGACGACTATTTCCACAGCCTCGCCGTCGGTGCGATTGCCCGCCCCGTTACCGACAAGTTTAAAGTTTCCCGCGCCAAACTCGCCTACATCCTCGACTCCACTGCCGCGCCGATGTGCGTGCTGATGCCCGTTTCAAGCTGGGGCGCGTCGATTATCGCCACGCTTGCCGGATTGCTCGTTACCTACAAAATCACCGGATACACGCCGATGGGGACGTTTGTCGCCATGAGCCTGATGAACTATTACGCGCTGTTTGCCCTGATTATGGTATTCGTCGTCGCATGGTTCTCCTTCGACATCGGCTCGATGGCACGTTTCGAACAAGCCGCCTTGAACGAAACCCATAATGAAACAGCCGTTTCAGACGGCATCGCGGGCAGGGTTTACGCGTTGATTATTCCCGTTTTGACCTTAATCGCCTCCACCGTCGCCGCCATGATCTACACCGGCGCGCAGGCAAGCGAAACCTTCAGCATTTTGGGTGCGTTTGAAAATACGGACGTAAACACTTCGCTGGTATTCGGCGGCACTTGCGGCGTGCTTGCCGTCGTCCTCTGCACGCTCGGCACGATTAAAACCGCCGACTATCCCAAAGCCGTTTGGCAGGGTGCGAAATCTATGTTCGGCGCAATCGCCATTTTAATCCTCGCCTGGCTCATCAGTACGGTTGTCGGCGAAATGCACACCGGCGACTACCTCTCCACGCTGGTTGCCGACAGCATCCGCCCCGGCTTTCTGCCCGTCATCCTCTTCCTGCTCGCCAGCGTGATGGCGTTTGCCACCGGCACAAGCTGGGGAACGTTCGGCATTATGCTGCCGATTGCCGCCGCCATGGCAGTCAAAGTCGAACCCGCGCTGATTATCCCGTGTATGTCCGCAGTAATGGCGGGGGCGGTATGCGGCGACCACTGCTCGCCCATTTCCGACACGACCATCCTGTCTTCCACCGGCGCGCGCTGCAACCACATCGACCACGTTACCTCGCAACTGCCTTACGCCTTAACCGTTGCCGCCGCCGCCGCATCGGGCTACCTCGCATTGGGTCTGACAAAATCCGCGCTGTTGGGCTTCGGCACGACAGGCATTGTATTGGCGGTGCTGATTTTTCTGTTGAAAGATAAAAAACGCGCCAACGCCTGA
- a CDS encoding DegQ family serine endoprotease codes for MFKKYKYFALATLCAAALAGCDKAGSFFGADKKEASFVERIEHTKDDGSVSMLLPDFAQLVQSEGPAVVNIQAAPAPSTENGGRNTENDSDPIADNDPFYEFFKRLVPNMPEIPQEEADDGGLNFGSGFIISKDGYILTNTHVVAGMGSIKVLLNDKREYTAKLVGSDVQSDVALLKIDATKDLPVVKIGNPKDLKPGEWVAAIGAPFGFDNSVTAGIVSAKGRSLPNESYTPFIQTDVAINPGNSGGPLFNLKGQVVGINSQIYSRSGGFMGISFAIPIDVAMNVAEQLKNTGKVRRGQLGVIIQEVSYGLAQSFGLDKAGGALIAKVLPGSPAERSGLQAGDIVLSLDGGEIRSSGDLPVMVGAITPGKEVSLGVWRKGKEITVTVKLGNASEQTGSSSEPDKAPYAEHQSGTFSVESAGITLQTDTDGNGGRLVVVQVSGAAQRAGLRRGDEILAVGQNPVNDEDGFRNALDRAGKNIPLLVMRRGGTLFIALTLP; via the coding sequence GTGTTCAAAAAATACAAATACTTCGCTTTGGCAACCCTGTGCGCCGCCGCGCTGGCAGGCTGCGACAAGGCAGGCAGCTTTTTCGGTGCGGACAAAAAAGAAGCATCCTTCGTAGAACGCATCGAACACACCAAAGACGACGGCAGCGTCAGCATGCTGCTGCCCGACTTTGCCCAACTGGTTCAAAGCGAAGGTCCGGCAGTCGTCAACATTCAGGCGGCCCCCGCCCCAAGTACCGAAAACGGCGGGCGCAATACCGAAAACGATTCCGACCCGATTGCCGACAACGATCCCTTCTACGAATTTTTCAAACGCCTCGTCCCGAATATGCCCGAAATCCCCCAAGAAGAAGCAGACGACGGCGGATTAAACTTCGGCTCCGGCTTCATCATCAGCAAAGACGGCTACATCCTGACCAATACCCACGTCGTTGCCGGTATGGGCAGCATCAAAGTCCTGCTCAACGACAAACGCGAATATACCGCCAAACTCGTCGGCTCGGATGTCCAATCCGACGTGGCGCTGTTAAAAATAGACGCAACAAAAGACCTTCCCGTCGTCAAAATCGGCAATCCCAAAGATTTGAAACCGGGCGAATGGGTCGCCGCCATCGGTGCGCCCTTCGGCTTCGACAACAGCGTTACCGCCGGCATCGTCTCCGCCAAAGGCAGAAGCCTGCCCAATGAAAGCTATACACCCTTCATCCAAACCGATGTCGCCATCAATCCGGGCAACTCCGGCGGCCCGCTGTTCAACTTAAAAGGACAGGTCGTCGGCATCAATTCGCAAATATACAGCCGCAGCGGCGGATTTATGGGCATTTCCTTCGCCATCCCGATTGACGTTGCCATGAATGTCGCCGAACAACTGAAAAACACCGGCAAAGTCCGACGCGGGCAACTGGGCGTGATTATTCAGGAAGTATCCTACGGTTTGGCACAGTCCTTCGGTCTGGATAAAGCCGGCGGCGCACTGATTGCCAAAGTCCTGCCCGGCAGCCCCGCAGAACGCTCCGGCCTGCAGGCAGGCGACATCGTCCTCAGCCTCGACGGCGGAGAAATACGTTCTTCCGGCGATCTTCCCGTTATGGTCGGCGCCATTACACCGGGAAAAGAAGTCAGCCTCGGCGTATGGCGCAAAGGCAAGGAAATTACCGTTACCGTCAAACTGGGCAATGCTTCCGAACAAACCGGTTCCTCGTCCGAGCCGGACAAAGCCCCTTATGCCGAACACCAATCCGGCACGTTCTCGGTCGAATCTGCCGGCATTACCCTCCAAACCGATACAGACGGCAACGGCGGACGGCTGGTCGTCGTGCAGGTTTCGGGGGCGGCACAACGCGCGGGCCTGCGGCGCGGCGACGAAATCCTCGCCGTCGGGCAAAACCCCGTCAATGACGAAGACGGTTTCCGCAATGCGCTGGACAGGGCGGGTAAAAACATCCCCCTTTTGGTTATGCGCCGGGGCGGCACTTTGTTCATTGCACTGACCCTGCCGTAA